A single region of the Triticum dicoccoides isolate Atlit2015 ecotype Zavitan chromosome 2B, WEW_v2.0, whole genome shotgun sequence genome encodes:
- the LOC119364477 gene encoding short-chain dehydrogenase PC-15-like, whose product MAVPGGEGEERGRPVVLVTGCSEGGIGHAMARAFAAEGCAVVATARSRASMRGLEGDPRYLLLELDVRSDESARRAVEDALRELGRVDVLVNNAGIHLVAPVAEVPMESFHQVFDTNVYGTMRMIQAVIPHMMERKEGTIVNVGSITALAPGPWAGAYSASKAALHALSDTLRVELRNFGINVMIVAPGGTKSNIGSNSADKYDQINDWKYYKKYEKSLRARTDISQGAGCVAAEDLAKRVVKLVLKKNPPAWFAYGQFTAILTILYYAPLWFRDYFYRLVMKM is encoded by the exons ATGGCGGTTCCCGGAGGGGAGGGAGAGGAGCGGGGGCGGCCGGTGGTTCTGGTGACAGGTTGCTCGGAGGGGGGCATCGGGCACGCGATGGCGCGCGCGTTCGCGGCGGAGGGGTGCGCGGTCGTGGCCACGGCGCGGTCGCGCGCGTCCATGCGCGGGCTCGAGGGCGACCCGCGGTACCTTCTTCTGGAGCTCGACGTGCGCTCCGACGAGAGCGCGCGCCGCGCCGTGGAGGACGCCCTGCGGGAGCTAGGCCGCGTCGACGTGCTCGTCAACAACGCGGGgatccacctcgtcgcgccggtcGCCGAGGTGCCCATGGAGTCGTTCCACCAGGTTTTCGACACCAATGTCTATG GAACAATGAGGATGATTCAAGCAGTTATTCCCCATATGATGGAAAGAAAAGAAGGTACAATTGTGAATGTTGGAAGCATTACAGCCTTGGCTCCAGGACCATGGGCTGGTGCGTATTCGGCATCAAAAGCTGCTCTTCATGCATTGAGCGATACATTAAG GGTGGAACTAAGAAATTTTGGCATAAATGTCATGATAGTTGCCCCAGGAGGCACAAAGTCAAATATAGGAAGCAATTCTGCGGACAAATATGATCAAATAAATGACTGGAAGTACTACAAAAAATACGAGAAATCACTTCGAGCCAGGACGGATATATCCCAGGGTGCCGGGTGTGTTGCAGCAGAAGACCTTGCAAAGAGAGTTGTCAAATTGGTTCTTAAGAAGAATCCTCCCGCTTGGTTCGCTTATGGCCAATTCACTGCTATTCTGACAATCCTGTATTATGCCCCATTGTGGTTCAGAGATTACTTCTACAGGCTGGTCATGAAGATGTAA